The following coding sequences lie in one Ostrea edulis chromosome 8, xbOstEdul1.1, whole genome shotgun sequence genomic window:
- the LOC130049707 gene encoding uncharacterized protein LOC130049707, whose translation MITEDHEEYVRLEHLLRFCKNMGVLQKDAHESYRKKCVMAVPPPTPEQLNAVANAIGKYAKAKMRELTTKKIKINRDIVAVFNRYIAAEYDGEAFVRVAQGLADAQHRLQMTSTITISDARKSLETFAQGLPNHVQKDVADYLCHFTETRDKVYKYKDHFTVVQAVEGMRNMSNAYMENMNIANDVTSGVATAVVDAVETVVRDDAENDAANDDRNEATQLAPEETVSTPKKAGKYSTMPKTPKSPPSVGRTRVKDALVEKYGSFVDAKIPAAQQLLKFGIRKENRDKVARSLRYKQDDMIHRESAHYVLRKMHRKGKVPESVNDLSDKDIQVPSIVSRGKKLQIDILRRHLDVLIKEETVRKGGMKDEDLAALIESQEWPNVVITQDEVKGKCLTTGSRKIFKGQIVCDYHGEIISHKEGGKRLNSYNEGAPAGNYFYFYRHSNKRLCVDAAKLPCPCHPKKKTTSGRLINHSAKSPNLQTQIRVLNDKPHLFLVARTDIPPVTELFFDYGVCRSEDGEKLDWLQS comes from the exons ATGATTACGGAGGACCACGAAGAATATGTAAGACTGGAGCACCTGCTCCGGTTTTGCAAGAACATGGGAGTTCTCCAGAAAGACGCCCATGAATCCTACAGAAAGAAGTGTGTGATGGCAGTCCCGCCTCCGACACCAGAACAACTGAACGCTGTAGCAAACGCCATCGGTAAGTATGCTAAGGCGAAGATGAGGGAGCTAACGACGAAGAAGATTAAGATCAACCGCGACATCGTAGCGGTTTTCAACCGCTACATAGCAGCAGAG taCGACGGGGAAGCATTCGTCAGAGTGGCGCAAGGACTTGCAGATGCCCAACATCGTCTCCAGATGACATCCACTATCACCATCAGCGATGCGAGAAAGTCCCTTGAGACTTTTGCTCAGGGTCTTCCCAACCATGTGCAGAAAGATGTCGCAGATTATCTCTGCCACTTTACGGAGACACGGGACAAGGTCTACAAATACAAAGACCATTTCACAGTCGTCCAAGCCGTAGAAGGTATGAGAAATATGAGCAATGCGTACatggaaaatatgaatatcgCCAATGATGTAACGAGTGGTGTTGCAACTGCTGTTGTGGATGCTGTTGAGACTGTTGTCAGGGATGATGCTGAGAATGATGCGGCTAATGATGATAGGAATGAAGCTACACAGCTGGCGCCAGAGGAGACGGTGAGTACACCAAAGAAAGCAGGTAAGTACAGCACAATGCCTAAAACGCCGAAGTCACCGCCATCAGTAGGTAGGACAAGGGTAAAGGATGCCCTGGTAGAAAAATATGGGTCTTTTGTTGACGCAAAAATTCCTGCTGCACAGCAATTACTGAAATTTGGAATAAGGAAGGAAAACAGAGATAAGGTCGCCAGGTCGTTAAGATACAAGCAAGATGATATGATCCACAGGGAATCAGCCCACTACGTTTTGAGGAAGATGCATAGAAAAGGTAAGGTACCAGAGAGCGTCAATGATCTATCAGATAAGGACATACAGGTACCATCTATAGTTTCTAGGGGAAAGAAACTACAGATAGACATTTTGCGGCGTCATTTGGATGTCCTTATCAAGGAGGAGACAGTACGAAAAGGTGGAATGAAGGATGAAGATTTGGCAGCGTTAATCGAGTCACAGGAGTGGCCTAATGTGGTGATAACCCAGGATGAGGTAAAGGGTAAGTGTTTGACTACAGGATCTCGAAAAATCTTTAAGGGACAGATTGTTTGCGATTATCACGGGGAAATCATTAGCCACAAGGAGGGGGGAAAGCGGTTAAATTCATACAATGAAGGGGCCCCCGCGgggaattatttttatttttaccgCCACAGCAACAAACGACTGTGCGTTGATGCTGCCAAGCTTCCCTGCCCATGCCACCCAAAGAAGAAAACAACCTCTGGCAGGCTAATTAATCACTCCGCAAAATCACCGAATCTACAAACGCAGATCCGTGTTCTGAACGATAAACCCCATCTTTTCCTGGTAGCCCGGACAGACATACCGCCTGTAACCGAGCTATTCTTTGATTATGGGGTCTGCCGTTCAGAAGACGGGGAGAAACTAGATTGGCTGCAGTCGTAA